The following are encoded in a window of Streptomyces sp. 11x1 genomic DNA:
- a CDS encoding fumarylacetoacetate hydrolase family protein yields MKLLRVGAPGEERPVVRTDDGGLLDLSSVAGDIDGAFLASGGLDRVRAAVEAGGLPVLDAGGLRVGVPFARPGKVICVGLNYRDHAAETGAAVPLRPVVFMKDPGTVVGPYDEVLIPRGSVKTDWEVELGVVIGRRARYLEGPGEAAGVIAGYVVSHDVSEREFQLEYSSQWDLGKSCETFNPMGPWLVSADEVGDPQGLGLRLSVNGVERQRGHTRDMIFPVHEIVAYLSRYMVLQPGDVINTGTPAGVALGLPGTPYLRPGDTVELEIDGLGSQRQIFGRA; encoded by the coding sequence ATGAAACTGCTACGCGTCGGCGCCCCGGGAGAGGAGCGGCCTGTTGTGCGCACCGATGATGGCGGGTTGCTGGATCTGTCGTCCGTGGCCGGTGATATCGACGGTGCTTTTCTCGCGTCCGGGGGTCTCGACCGGGTTCGGGCGGCGGTTGAGGCGGGAGGGCTGCCTGTGCTTGATGCCGGGGGGTTGCGGGTGGGTGTCCCGTTCGCCCGTCCCGGCAAGGTGATCTGTGTGGGGCTCAATTACCGCGATCATGCTGCGGAGACGGGTGCTGCTGTCCCGTTGCGTCCGGTGGTGTTCATGAAGGATCCGGGCACGGTGGTGGGTCCGTACGACGAGGTGCTGATTCCGCGTGGCTCGGTCAAGACCGACTGGGAGGTCGAGCTGGGGGTTGTCATCGGGCGGCGGGCCCGCTATCTGGAGGGTCCCGGGGAGGCGGCCGGGGTGATTGCCGGGTACGTGGTCAGTCATGACGTCTCCGAGCGTGAGTTCCAGCTGGAGTACTCCTCGCAGTGGGATCTGGGCAAGTCCTGCGAGACTTTCAACCCGATGGGGCCGTGGCTGGTCAGTGCGGATGAGGTGGGTGATCCGCAGGGCCTGGGGCTGCGGCTGAGCGTCAATGGTGTCGAGCGTCAGCGCGGGCACACCCGCGACATGATCTTCCCGGTCCACGAGATCGTCGCCTACCTCAGCCGGTACATGGTGCTGCAGCCCGGTGATGTGATCAACACCGGTACGCCCGCCGGGGTTGCCCTCGGCCTGCCCGGCACTCCTTATCTCCGCCCGGGTGACACCGTCGAGTTGGAGATCGACGGGCTCGGGAGCCAGCGCCAGATCTTCGGCCGAGCGTGA